One window of Triticum dicoccoides isolate Atlit2015 ecotype Zavitan chromosome 5A, WEW_v2.0, whole genome shotgun sequence genomic DNA carries:
- the LOC119303367 gene encoding NAD(P)H-quinone oxidoreductase subunit 2 B, chloroplastic isoform X2: MIWHVQNENFILDSTRIFMKAFHLLLFNGSFIFPECILIFGLILLLMIDSTSDQKDRPWFYFISSTSLVISITALLFRWREEPIISFSGNFQTNNFNEIFQFLILLCSTLCIPLSVEYIECTEMAITEFLLFVLTATLGGMFLCGANDLITIFVAPECFSLCSYLLSGYTERDLRSNEATMKYLLMGGASSSILVHGFSWLYGSSGGEIELQEIVNGLINTQMYNSPGISIALISITVGLGFKLSPAPFHQWTPDVYEGVWFVRQIPTSISISEVFGFCKTP; encoded by the coding sequence ATGATCTGGCATGTACAGAATGAAAACTTCATTCTCGATTCTACGAGAATTTTTATGAAAGCGTTTCATTTGCTTCTCTTCAATGGAAGTTTCATTTTCCCAGAATGTATCCTAATTTTTGGCCTAATTCTTCTTCTGATGATCGATTCAACCTCTGATCAAAAAGATAGACCTTGGTTCTATTTCATCTCTTCAACAAGTTTAGTAATAAGCATAACGGCCCTATTGTTCCGATGGAGAGAAGAACCTATAATTAGCTTTTCGGGAAATTTCCAAACGAACAATTTCAACGAAATCTTTCAATTTCTCATTTTATTATGTTCAACTTTATGTATTCCTCTATCCGTAGAGTACATTGAATGTACAGAAATGGCTATAACAGAGTTTCTGTTATTCGTATTAACAGCTACTCTAGGGGGAATGTTTTTATGTGGTGCTAACGATTTAATAACTATCTTTGTAGCTCCAGAATGTTTCAGTTTATGTTCCTACCTATTGTCTGGATATACCGAGAGAGATCTACGGTCTAATGAGGCTACTATGAAATATTTACTCATGGGTGGGGCAAGCTCTTCTATTCTGGTTCATGGTTTCTCTTGGCTATATGGTTCATCTGGGGGGGAGATCGAGCTTCAAGAAATTGTGAACGGTCTTATCAATACACAAATGTATAACTCCCCAGGAATTTCAATTGCGCTTATATCCATCACTGTAGGACTTGGGTTTAAGCTTTCCCCAGCCCCTTTTCATCAATGGACTCCTGACGTCTACGAAGGAGTGTGGTTCGTTCGACAAATTCCTACCTCTATATCTATCTCTGAGGTGTTTGGGTTTTGCAAAACTCCATAG
- the LOC119303367 gene encoding NAD(P)H-quinone oxidoreductase subunit 2 A, chloroplastic isoform X1 translates to MIWHVQNENFILDSTRIFMKAFHLLLFNGSFIFPECILIFGLILLLMIDSTSDQKDRPWFYFISSTSLVISITALLFRWREEPIISFSGNFQTNNFNEIFQFLILLCSTLCIPLSVEYIECTEMAITEFLLFVLTATLGGMFLCGANDLITIFVAPECFSLCSYLLSGYTERDLRSNEATMKYLLMGGASSSILVHGFSWLYGSSGGEIELQEIVNGLINTQMYNSPGISIALISITVGLGFKLSPAPFHQWTPDVYEGSPTPVVAFLSVTSKVAASASATRILDIPFYFSSNEWHLLLEILAILSMILGNLLAITQTSMKRMLAYSSIGQIGYVIIGIIVGDSNDGYASMITYMLFYISMNLGTFACIVLFGLRTGTDNIRDYAGLYTKDPFLALSLALCLLSLGGLPPLAGFFGKLYLFWCGWQAGLYFLVSIGLLTSVLSIYYYLKIIKLLMTGRNQEITPYVRNYRRSPLRSNNSIELSMTVCVIASTIPGISMYPILAIAQDTLF, encoded by the exons ATGATCTGGCATGTACAGAATGAAAACTTCATTCTCGATTCTACGAGAATTTTTATGAAAGCGTTTCATTTGCTTCTCTTCAATGGAAGTTTCATTTTCCCAGAATGTATCCTAATTTTTGGCCTAATTCTTCTTCTGATGATCGATTCAACCTCTGATCAAAAAGATAGACCTTGGTTCTATTTCATCTCTTCAACAAGTTTAGTAATAAGCATAACGGCCCTATTGTTCCGATGGAGAGAAGAACCTATAATTAGCTTTTCGGGAAATTTCCAAACGAACAATTTCAACGAAATCTTTCAATTTCTCATTTTATTATGTTCAACTTTATGTATTCCTCTATCCGTAGAGTACATTGAATGTACAGAAATGGCTATAACAGAGTTTCTGTTATTCGTATTAACAGCTACTCTAGGGGGAATGTTTTTATGTGGTGCTAACGATTTAATAACTATCTTTGTAGCTCCAGAATGTTTCAGTTTATGTTCCTACCTATTGTCTGGATATACCGAGAGAGATCTACGGTCTAATGAGGCTACTATGAAATATTTACTCATGGGTGGGGCAAGCTCTTCTATTCTGGTTCATGGTTTCTCTTGGCTATATGGTTCATCTGGGGGGGAGATCGAGCTTCAAGAAATTGTGAACGGTCTTATCAATACACAAATGTATAACTCCCCAGGAATTTCAATTGCGCTTATATCCATCACTGTAGGACTTGGGTTTAAGCTTTCCCCAGCCCCTTTTCATCAATGGACTCCTGACGTCTACGAAGGA TCCCCTACTCCAGTCGTTGCTTTTCTTTCTGTTACTTCGAAAGTAGCTGCTTCAGCTTCAGCCACGCGAATTCTCGATATTCCTTTTTATTTCTCATCAAACGAATGGCATCTTCTTCTGGAAATCCTAGCTATTCTTAGCATGATTTTGGGGAATCTCCTTGCTATTACTCAAACAAGCATGAAACGTATGCTTGCATATTCGTCCATAGGGCAAATCGGATATGTAATTATTGGAATAATTGTTGGAGACTCAAATGATGGATATGCAAGCATGATaacttatatgctgttctatatctCCATGAATCTTGGAACTTTTGCTTGCATTGTATTATTTGGTCTACGTACCGGAACTGATAACATTCGAGATTATGCAGGATTATACACGAAAGATCCTTTTTTGGCTCTCTCTTTAGCCCTATGTCTCTTATCCCTAGGAGGCCTTCCTCCACTAGCAGGTTTCTTCGGAAAACTCTATCTATTCTGGTGTGGATGGCAAGCAGGCCTATATTTCTTGGTTTCAATAGGACTCCTTACGAGCGTTCTTTCTATCTACTATTATCTAAAAATAATCAAGTTATTAATGACTGGACGAAACCAAGAAATAACCCCTTATGTGCGAAATTATAGAAGATCCCCTTTAAGATCAAACAATTCCATCGAATTGAGTATGACTGTATGTGTGATAGCATCTACTATACCAGGAATATCAATGTACCCCATTCTTGCAATTGCTCAGGATACCCTCTTTTAG
- the LOC119303368 gene encoding 30S ribosomal protein S7, chloroplastic-like, translated as MSRRGTAEKRTAKSDPIFRNRLVNMVVNRILKDGKKSLAYQILYRAVKKIQQKTEKNPLLVLRQAIRRVTPNIGVKTRRNKKGSTRKVPIEIGSKQGRALAIRWLLEASQKRPGRNMAFKLSSELVDAAKGSGGAIRKKEATHRMAEANRALAHFR; from the coding sequence ATGTCACGTCGAGGTACTGCAGAAAAAAGAACTGCAAAATCTGATCCAATTTTTCGTAATCGATTAGTTAACATGGTGGTTAACCGTATTCTGAAAGACGGAAAAAAATCATTGGCTTATCAAATTCTCTATCGAGCCGTGAAAAAGATTCAACAAAAGACAGAAAAAAATCCACTATTGGTTTTACGTCAAGCaatacgtagagtaactcccaatatAGGAGTAAAAACAAGACGTAATAAAAAAGGATCGACGCGGAAAGTTCCGATTGAAATAGGATCtaaacaaggaagagcacttgcCATTCGTTGGTTATTAGAAGCATCCCAAAAGCGTCCGGGTCGAAATATGGCTTTCAAATTAAGTTCCGAATTAGTAGATGCTGCCAAAGGGAGTGGGGGTGCCATACGCAAAAAGGAAGCGACTCATAGAATGGCAGAGGCAAATAGAGCTCTTGCACATTTTCGTTAA
- the LOC119303369 gene encoding NADH dehydrogenase [ubiquinone] iron-sulfur protein 2, translated as MHFEYWWYWTSSRGIISFLFLSYFFPMTTRNGQIKNFTSNSGPQHPAAHGVSRSVLEMNGEVVERAEPHIGSLHRGTEKLIEYKTYLQALPYFDRLDYVSTMAQEHAHSSAVERLLNCEVPLRAQYIRVLFCEITRISNHSLASTTHAMDVGASTPFLWAFEEREKLLEFYERVPGARMHASFIRPGGVAQDLPLGLCRDIDSSTQQFASRIDELEEMSTGNRIWKQRLVDIGTVTAQQAKDWGFSGVMLRGLKWWAYPSQPGVCWDSRRAAPYDVHDQSDLDVPVGTRGDRYDRYCIRIEEMRQSVRIIVQCPNQMPSGMIKADDRKLCPPSRSRMKLSMESSIHHFELYTEGFSVPAPSTYTAVEAPKGEFGVFLVSNGSNRPYRCKIRAPGFAHSQGLDSMSKHHMPADVVTIIGTQDIVFGEVDR; from the exons ATGCATTTTGAGTACTGGTGGTACTGGACAAGCTCTAGGGGAATAATCTCTTTCTTATTTCTTTCTTATTTCTTTCCCATGACGACTAGGAACGGGCAAATCAAGAATTTCACTTCGAATTCCGGACCTCAACATCCTGCTGCTCATGGTGTTTCACGATCAGTATTGGAAATGAACGGAGAAGTGGTGGAACGTGCGGAACCACATATTGGATCACTCCA TAGAGGGACTGAGAAATTAATCGAGTACAAAACTTATCTTCAAGCTTTACCTTATTTTGATCGTTTAGA CTATGTTTCTACGATGGCCCAAGAACACGCTCATTCTTCAGCCGTAGAGAGACTTTTGAATTGTGAGGTACCATTACGAGCTCAATATATAAGAGTGTTATTCTGTGAAATAACTCGAATTTCAAATCATTCACTTGCTTCAACTACTCATGCTATGGATGTGGGAGCATCAACTCCGTTCCTTTGGGCTTTTGAGGAGCGGGAGAAATTGTTGGAATTCTATGAAAGAGTCCCGGGAGCCAGGATGCATGCCAGTTTCATACGACCTGGTGGAGTGGCACAAGATCTGCCTCTTGGCTTATGTCGAGATATTGATTCCTCCACACAACAATTTGCTTCTCGTATCGACGAATTAGAAGAGATGTCAACCGGCAACCGTATCTGGAAACAACGATTAGTGGATATTGGTACTGTCACTGCACAGCAAGCAAAGGATTGGGGATTCAGTGGTGTAATGTTAAGAGGTC TGAAGTGGTGGGCCTACCCATCCCAACCTGGGGTATGCTGGGATTCACGAAGAGCAGCACCTTACGATGTTCATGACCAATCGGATCTTGACGTACCAGTAGGTACCAGAGGAGATCGCTATGATCGTTACTGTATCCGTATTGAAGAGATGCGACAAAGTGTTCGGATCATTGTGCAATGTCCTAATCAAATGCCTAGTGGCATGATCAAAGCCGATGATCGTAAGCTATGTCCTCCATCACGATCTCGAATGAAACTATCCATGGAAT CCTCAATTCACCATTTCGAACTTTATACAGAAGGTTTTTCCGTaccagctccttctacctataccgCAGTTGAAGCACCTAAAGGTGAATTTGGTGTCTTTCTTGTCAGTAATGGGAGTAATCGTCCCTACCGTTGTAAAATAAGAGCACCTGGCTTTGCCCATTCACAAGGACTCGATTCTATGTCCAAACATCACATGCCAGCAGATGTAGTCACCATCATAGGTACTCAAGATATTGTGTTTGGAGAGGTAGATAGATAG